A single genomic interval of Gossypium raimondii isolate GPD5lz chromosome 11, ASM2569854v1, whole genome shotgun sequence harbors:
- the LOC105803051 gene encoding tubby-like F-box protein 3, which translates to MSFKSIIQEMKGEFGSISRRGFDVKFGYGMRSRSHRVVQDSSVPVDVFKQSCWANMPPELLRDVLMRIEASESTWPPRKNVVVCAGVCRNWREIMKEIVKTPEISCKLTFPISLKQPGPRDSLLQCYIKRNRSNQTYYLYLGLNQASNDDGKFLLAARKCRRPTCTDYIISLNCNDVSKGSSTYIGKLRSNFLGTKFTVYDAQPPNAGTKVTKSCSTRLINMKQVSPRVPAGNYPVAHISYELNVLGSRGPRRMHCIMDAIPASSIEPGGVAPTQTEFLHSNLDAFPSLLFFRSKSTRAESFQSGPLSDQKDGMLVLRNKSPRWHEQLQCWCLNFNGRVTVASVKNFQLVASPENAAAGQEHENVILQFGKVGKDVFTMDYQYPISAFQAFAICLSSFDTKIACE; encoded by the exons ATGTCGTTTAAGAGCATTATCCAGGAGATGAAGGGAGAGTTTGGGAGTATATCGAGAAGAGGGTTTGACGTGAAGTTTGGGTATGGCATGAGATCGAGGTCACATAGGGTAGTTCAGGACAGCTCAGTTCCAGTTGATGTGTTCAAGCAGAGTTGTTGGGCAAACATGCCGCCTGAGCTTTTGAGGGATGTGTTGATGAGAATAGAGGCATCAGAGAGTACTTGGCCTCCACGAAAGAATGTGGTTGTTTGTGCTGGTGTATGTAGGAATTGGAGAGAGATTATGAAGGAAATTGTGAAAACCCCAGAAATTTCTTGCAAGTTGACATTCCCAATCTCATTGAAACAG CCTGGTCCAAGGGACTCCCTCCTTCAATGTTACATAAAACGTAACCGTAGCAACCAAACATATTATCTTTACCTTGGCTTGAATCAAG CTTCCAACGATGATGGAAAGTTCCTTCTTGCTGCAAGGAAGTGCCGCCGTCCTACCTGCACAGATTATATCATCTCATTAAATTGCAATGATGTGTCAAAAGGAAGCAGTACCTACATTGGAAAGTTGAG ATCCAACTTTTTGGGGACCAAATTCACAGTCTATGATGCACAACCTCCAAATGCTGGAACAAAAGTTACTAAAAGTTGCTCCACCAGGCTAATTAATATGAAACAAGTTTCTCCTCGTGTCCCAGCTGGCAACTATCCTGTAGCCCACATCTCTTATGAGTTGAATGTCCTGGGTTCTAG AGGTCCAAGGAGAATGCACTGCATCATGGATGCCATCCCAGCCTCTTCTATTGAACCTGGAGGTGTTGCTCCCACACAGACTGAATTCCTACACAGTAATCTGGATGCCTTCCCATCACTGCTGTTCTTTAGATCAAAATCAACCCGTGCAGAGAGTTTCCAATCTGGACCTTTGTCTGACCAGAAAGATGGAATGCTAGTATTGAGGAACAAGTCACCGAGGTGGCATGAACAACTCCAGTGCTGGTGTCTGAACTTCAATGGACGGGTAACAGTTGCATCAGTCAAAAATTTTCAGCTGGTTGCATCTCCTGAAAATGCAGCTGCTGGTCAGGAGCATGAGAATGTCATTCTCCAATTCGGTAAAGTGGGGAAGGATGTATTCACTATGGATTATCAGTATCCAATCTCAGCTTTTCAGGCATTTGCTATATGCCTTAGTAGCTTCGATACTAAGATCGCTTGTGAGTGA
- the LOC105803049 gene encoding protein TRANSPORT INHIBITOR RESPONSE 1 isoform X1 has protein sequence MQKEMAYSFPDEVLKHVFSFIQSDKDRNAVSLVCKSWYEIERWCRRKVFIGNCYAVSPRMVIRRFPEVRSIELKGKPHFADFNLVPDGWGGYVLQWIAEMAGAYPWLGEIRLKRMVVTDESLELIAKSFKNFKVLVLFSCEGFSTDGLAAIAASCKNLRELDLRESEVDDLSGHWLAQFPETCTSLVSLNISCLGSDEVSFSALERLVDRCPNLRSLQLNRAVTLDKIANILRRAPQLVDFGTGNYAAELQPDVFSNLAGAFSSCKELKSLSGFWDVVPAYLPALYSICPRLTSLNLSYATIQSPDLIKLVSHCPRLQRLLFLIQVLDYVEDSGLEELASSCKDLQELRVFPSDPFGVEPNVSLTEQGLVAVSLGCPKLQSVLYFCRRMSNAALVTIAQNCPNLTRFRLCIIEPKTPDYLTLEPLDAGFGAIVEHCKDLRRLSLSGLLTDHVFEYIGTYGKKLEMLSVAFAGDSDLGLHHVLSGCESLRKLEIRDCPFGDKALLANAAKLETMRSLWMSSCAVSFGACKLLGQKMPKLNVEVIDETEPPDSRPESYPVDKLYIYRSVAGPRFDMPPFVWSMDEAVKILH, from the exons atgcagAAGGAAATGGCGTATTCGTTCCCAGATGAGGTGCTGAAGCACGTCTTCTCGTTCATACAATCAGATAAAGACCGAAACGCGGTGTCACTGGTGTGTAAATCGTGGTACGAAATCGAACGTTGGTGCCGGAGGAAGGTGTTTATCGGGAACTGTTACGCTGTTAGCCCTAGGATGGTTATCAGGCGATTCCCGGAAGTTAGATCCATTGAGCTGAAAGGGAAACCACACTTTGCTGACTTCAATCTGGTGCCAGACGGTTGGGGCGGTTACGTTCTTCAGTGGATCGCGGAAATGGCTGGCGCCTATCCTTGGCTTGGGGAGATTCGACTTAAGCGGATGGTAGTTACGGATGAAAGCTTAGAGCTTATCGCTAAGTCGTTTAAGAATTTCAAAGTGCTGGTGCTTTTTTCTTGTGAAGGGTTTTCAACTGATGGACTTGCTGCCATTGCTGCTAGTTGCAA GAATCTGAGAGAGCTGGACTTGAGGGAAAGTGAAGTGGATGATTTGAGTGGGCATTGGCTTGCTCAATTTCCTGAGACATGCACGTCCTTAGTGTCCCTTAACATTTCTTGCTTAGGATCTGATGAAGTTAGTTTCTCTGCCTTGGAGCGCCTGGTTGATAGATGTCCTAACCTGAGGTCTCTTCAGCTCAACCGTGCAGTGACCCTTGATAAGATTGCCAACATTTTACGCCGTGCTCCACAGTTGGTTGATTTTGGCACCGGTAACTATGCAGCTGAGCTACAGCCTGATGTCTTCTCAAACTTGGCTGGAGCTTTTTCTAGTTGCAAGGAGCTAAAGAGCTTGTCAGGGTTTTGGGATGTGGTCCCAGCTTATCTTCCAGCTCTTTACTCTATCTGCCCTAGATTAACATCGCTGAACTTGAGCTATGCTACCATACAAAGTCCTGATCTCATCAAGCTTGTAAGCCACTGTCCAAGGTTGCAGCGCCTTTTG TTTTTAATCCAGGTACTTGATTATGTTGAAGATAGTGGCCTTGAAGAACTTGCTTCTAGTTGTAAGGACCTACAGGAGTTACGTGTGTTCCCATCTGACCCATTTGGTGTAGAGCCAAATGTATCCTTGACAGAACAGGGCCTTGTTGCTGTTTCTTTGGGTTGTCCTAAGCTACAGTCAGTTCTGTATTTCTGCCGACGGATGTCTAATGCAGCGTTAGTCACCATTGCCCAGAATTGTCCGAACTTGACCCGTTTTCGTCTATGTATAATTGAGCCTAAAACACCTGATTACCTGACCCTTGAGCCACTTGATGCTGGTTTTGGAGCCATTGTTGAGCACTGCAAGGATCTCAGGCGGCTTTCCTTGTCTGGTCTCCTCACAGATCATGTGTTTGAATATATTGGGACATATGGGAAAAAGCTAGAGATGCTGTCCGTGGCTTTTGCAGGAGATAGTGATTTAGGACTCCATCACGTGCTTTCTGGCTGTGAAAGCCTCCGTAAACTAGAGATTAGGGACTGCCCTTTCGGAGACAAGGCTCTTTTGGCCAATGCTGCAAAGCTGGAGACAATGCGATCCCTTTGGATGTCTTCTTGCGCCGTGAGTTTCGGAGCATGTAAGCTGCTAGGTCAAAAGATGCCCAAGTTGAATGTTGAAGTTATAGACGAGACAGAACCTCCAGATTCAAGACCTGAAAGCTACCCAGTTGATAAGCTGTACATATATAGGTCTGTCGCTGGGCCGAGATTTGACATGCCTCCTTTTGTGTGGTCAATGGATGAAGCAGTGAAGATTCTGCATTGA
- the LOC105803053 gene encoding uncharacterized protein LOC105803053, producing the protein MGPGGPGGGPGGPGGPGGWGGGPGGWGPGPGGPGGFGPGGPGWGPGPGGPGWGPGPGGPWGPGFGGPGFWPGGFFGGFADGLCNMISSCFYCLCCCWLLQDCFGRRPGYGPPPF; encoded by the exons ATGGGACCTGGTGGACCGGGAGGAGGGCCGGGAGGACCTGGTGGACCGGGAGGATGGGGAGGAGGACCTGGTGGTTGGGGTCCTGGCCCCGGAGGACCTGGCGGATTTGGGCCTGGAGGTCCTGGTTGGGGTCCGGGACCTGGAGGTCCTGGTTGGGGTCCGGGACCTGGAGGTCCCTGGGGCCCTGGATTTGGAGGTCCTGGTTTTTGGCCTGGTGGGTTCTTTGGCGGCTTTGCAGATGGTTTGTGCAATATGATATCTTCCTG CTTCTACTGTCTTTGCTGTTGTTGGCTACTACAAGACTGCTTTGGTCGACGCCCTGGCTATGGTCCTCCCCCTTTCTAA
- the LOC105803049 gene encoding protein TRANSPORT INHIBITOR RESPONSE 1 isoform X2, with amino-acid sequence MKEMAYSFPDEVLKHVFSFIQSDKDRNAVSLVCKSWYEIERWCRRKVFIGNCYAVSPRMVIRRFPEVRSIELKGKPHFADFNLVPDGWGGYVLQWIAEMAGAYPWLGEIRLKRMVVTDESLELIAKSFKNFKVLVLFSCEGFSTDGLAAIAASCKNLRELDLRESEVDDLSGHWLAQFPETCTSLVSLNISCLGSDEVSFSALERLVDRCPNLRSLQLNRAVTLDKIANILRRAPQLVDFGTGNYAAELQPDVFSNLAGAFSSCKELKSLSGFWDVVPAYLPALYSICPRLTSLNLSYATIQSPDLIKLVSHCPRLQRLLFLIQVLDYVEDSGLEELASSCKDLQELRVFPSDPFGVEPNVSLTEQGLVAVSLGCPKLQSVLYFCRRMSNAALVTIAQNCPNLTRFRLCIIEPKTPDYLTLEPLDAGFGAIVEHCKDLRRLSLSGLLTDHVFEYIGTYGKKLEMLSVAFAGDSDLGLHHVLSGCESLRKLEIRDCPFGDKALLANAAKLETMRSLWMSSCAVSFGACKLLGQKMPKLNVEVIDETEPPDSRPESYPVDKLYIYRSVAGPRFDMPPFVWSMDEAVKILH; translated from the exons ATG AAGGAAATGGCGTATTCGTTCCCAGATGAGGTGCTGAAGCACGTCTTCTCGTTCATACAATCAGATAAAGACCGAAACGCGGTGTCACTGGTGTGTAAATCGTGGTACGAAATCGAACGTTGGTGCCGGAGGAAGGTGTTTATCGGGAACTGTTACGCTGTTAGCCCTAGGATGGTTATCAGGCGATTCCCGGAAGTTAGATCCATTGAGCTGAAAGGGAAACCACACTTTGCTGACTTCAATCTGGTGCCAGACGGTTGGGGCGGTTACGTTCTTCAGTGGATCGCGGAAATGGCTGGCGCCTATCCTTGGCTTGGGGAGATTCGACTTAAGCGGATGGTAGTTACGGATGAAAGCTTAGAGCTTATCGCTAAGTCGTTTAAGAATTTCAAAGTGCTGGTGCTTTTTTCTTGTGAAGGGTTTTCAACTGATGGACTTGCTGCCATTGCTGCTAGTTGCAA GAATCTGAGAGAGCTGGACTTGAGGGAAAGTGAAGTGGATGATTTGAGTGGGCATTGGCTTGCTCAATTTCCTGAGACATGCACGTCCTTAGTGTCCCTTAACATTTCTTGCTTAGGATCTGATGAAGTTAGTTTCTCTGCCTTGGAGCGCCTGGTTGATAGATGTCCTAACCTGAGGTCTCTTCAGCTCAACCGTGCAGTGACCCTTGATAAGATTGCCAACATTTTACGCCGTGCTCCACAGTTGGTTGATTTTGGCACCGGTAACTATGCAGCTGAGCTACAGCCTGATGTCTTCTCAAACTTGGCTGGAGCTTTTTCTAGTTGCAAGGAGCTAAAGAGCTTGTCAGGGTTTTGGGATGTGGTCCCAGCTTATCTTCCAGCTCTTTACTCTATCTGCCCTAGATTAACATCGCTGAACTTGAGCTATGCTACCATACAAAGTCCTGATCTCATCAAGCTTGTAAGCCACTGTCCAAGGTTGCAGCGCCTTTTG TTTTTAATCCAGGTACTTGATTATGTTGAAGATAGTGGCCTTGAAGAACTTGCTTCTAGTTGTAAGGACCTACAGGAGTTACGTGTGTTCCCATCTGACCCATTTGGTGTAGAGCCAAATGTATCCTTGACAGAACAGGGCCTTGTTGCTGTTTCTTTGGGTTGTCCTAAGCTACAGTCAGTTCTGTATTTCTGCCGACGGATGTCTAATGCAGCGTTAGTCACCATTGCCCAGAATTGTCCGAACTTGACCCGTTTTCGTCTATGTATAATTGAGCCTAAAACACCTGATTACCTGACCCTTGAGCCACTTGATGCTGGTTTTGGAGCCATTGTTGAGCACTGCAAGGATCTCAGGCGGCTTTCCTTGTCTGGTCTCCTCACAGATCATGTGTTTGAATATATTGGGACATATGGGAAAAAGCTAGAGATGCTGTCCGTGGCTTTTGCAGGAGATAGTGATTTAGGACTCCATCACGTGCTTTCTGGCTGTGAAAGCCTCCGTAAACTAGAGATTAGGGACTGCCCTTTCGGAGACAAGGCTCTTTTGGCCAATGCTGCAAAGCTGGAGACAATGCGATCCCTTTGGATGTCTTCTTGCGCCGTGAGTTTCGGAGCATGTAAGCTGCTAGGTCAAAAGATGCCCAAGTTGAATGTTGAAGTTATAGACGAGACAGAACCTCCAGATTCAAGACCTGAAAGCTACCCAGTTGATAAGCTGTACATATATAGGTCTGTCGCTGGGCCGAGATTTGACATGCCTCCTTTTGTGTGGTCAATGGATGAAGCAGTGAAGATTCTGCATTGA
- the LOC105803052 gene encoding stress response protein nst1 — MKNRNPKGNGNGEGSTMDGPKPMTMKKKKNMNRLGGSGTGLSLQAFANAKSTSNHYNPALIKKKKEFYKNAKYVNKYKKSLKQQNQGKNSLPSAQRTIEDENEDINGSRANNMNNKKKKNGSQSLRQVYEKQWEEKEKARMEREAAMQLKKEQREKAEAQRKVERKEMFKKTRHGQPVMKYRIQHLLQSIQGSSSASS; from the exons ATGAAGAATCGGAATCCCAAAGGAAATGGAAACGGCGAAGGAAGCACAATGGATGGCCCAAAGCCGATGActatgaagaagaaaaagaacatgAATCGATTGGGAGGAAGTGGAACTGGTCTTTCGCTTCAAGCATTTGCCAATGCCAAATCCACTAGCAATCACTACAATCCCGCCTTAATTA agaaaaaaaaagagttctATAAAAATGCTAAGTATGTTAACAAGTATAAGAAGTCATTAAAGCAACAAAATCAGGGGAAAAACAGTCTTCCTTCAGCCCAAAGAACCATAGAG GATGAGAATGAAGACATAAACGGTAGTAGGGCAAACAACATGAacaataagaagaagaagaatggtTCACAGAGTTTGAGACAAGTGTACGAGAAGCAGTgggaagagaaagaaaaggcaAGGATGGAGAGAGAGGCAGCTATGCAATTAAAGAAGGAGCAGAGAGAGAAAGCTGAAGCTCAGAGGAAGGTAGAAAGGAAAGAGATGTTCAAAAAGACACGACATGGTCAGCCTGTAATGAAATACAGAATCCAGCATCTTTTGCAGTCCATACAGGGTTCGTCTAGTGCTTCCAGTTAA
- the LOC105803049 gene encoding protein TRANSPORT INHIBITOR RESPONSE 1 isoform X3 — translation MQKEMAYSFPDEVLKHVFSFIQSDKDRNAVSLVCKSWYEIERWCRRKVFIGNCYAVSPRMVIRRFPEVRSIELKGKPHFADFNLVPDGWGGYVLQWIAEMAGAYPWLGEIRLKRMVVTDESLELIAKSFKNFKVLVLFSCEGFSTDGLAAIAASCKNLRELDLRESEVDDLSGHWLAQFPETCTSLVSLNISCLGSDEVSFSALERLVDRCPNLRSLQLNRAVTLDKIANILRRAPQLVDFGTGNYAAELQPDVFSNLAGAFSSCKELKSLSGFWDVVPAYLPALYSICPRLTSLNLSYATIQSPDLIKLVSHCPRLQRLLVLDYVEDSGLEELASSCKDLQELRVFPSDPFGVEPNVSLTEQGLVAVSLGCPKLQSVLYFCRRMSNAALVTIAQNCPNLTRFRLCIIEPKTPDYLTLEPLDAGFGAIVEHCKDLRRLSLSGLLTDHVFEYIGTYGKKLEMLSVAFAGDSDLGLHHVLSGCESLRKLEIRDCPFGDKALLANAAKLETMRSLWMSSCAVSFGACKLLGQKMPKLNVEVIDETEPPDSRPESYPVDKLYIYRSVAGPRFDMPPFVWSMDEAVKILH, via the exons atgcagAAGGAAATGGCGTATTCGTTCCCAGATGAGGTGCTGAAGCACGTCTTCTCGTTCATACAATCAGATAAAGACCGAAACGCGGTGTCACTGGTGTGTAAATCGTGGTACGAAATCGAACGTTGGTGCCGGAGGAAGGTGTTTATCGGGAACTGTTACGCTGTTAGCCCTAGGATGGTTATCAGGCGATTCCCGGAAGTTAGATCCATTGAGCTGAAAGGGAAACCACACTTTGCTGACTTCAATCTGGTGCCAGACGGTTGGGGCGGTTACGTTCTTCAGTGGATCGCGGAAATGGCTGGCGCCTATCCTTGGCTTGGGGAGATTCGACTTAAGCGGATGGTAGTTACGGATGAAAGCTTAGAGCTTATCGCTAAGTCGTTTAAGAATTTCAAAGTGCTGGTGCTTTTTTCTTGTGAAGGGTTTTCAACTGATGGACTTGCTGCCATTGCTGCTAGTTGCAA GAATCTGAGAGAGCTGGACTTGAGGGAAAGTGAAGTGGATGATTTGAGTGGGCATTGGCTTGCTCAATTTCCTGAGACATGCACGTCCTTAGTGTCCCTTAACATTTCTTGCTTAGGATCTGATGAAGTTAGTTTCTCTGCCTTGGAGCGCCTGGTTGATAGATGTCCTAACCTGAGGTCTCTTCAGCTCAACCGTGCAGTGACCCTTGATAAGATTGCCAACATTTTACGCCGTGCTCCACAGTTGGTTGATTTTGGCACCGGTAACTATGCAGCTGAGCTACAGCCTGATGTCTTCTCAAACTTGGCTGGAGCTTTTTCTAGTTGCAAGGAGCTAAAGAGCTTGTCAGGGTTTTGGGATGTGGTCCCAGCTTATCTTCCAGCTCTTTACTCTATCTGCCCTAGATTAACATCGCTGAACTTGAGCTATGCTACCATACAAAGTCCTGATCTCATCAAGCTTGTAAGCCACTGTCCAAGGTTGCAGCGCCTTTTG GTACTTGATTATGTTGAAGATAGTGGCCTTGAAGAACTTGCTTCTAGTTGTAAGGACCTACAGGAGTTACGTGTGTTCCCATCTGACCCATTTGGTGTAGAGCCAAATGTATCCTTGACAGAACAGGGCCTTGTTGCTGTTTCTTTGGGTTGTCCTAAGCTACAGTCAGTTCTGTATTTCTGCCGACGGATGTCTAATGCAGCGTTAGTCACCATTGCCCAGAATTGTCCGAACTTGACCCGTTTTCGTCTATGTATAATTGAGCCTAAAACACCTGATTACCTGACCCTTGAGCCACTTGATGCTGGTTTTGGAGCCATTGTTGAGCACTGCAAGGATCTCAGGCGGCTTTCCTTGTCTGGTCTCCTCACAGATCATGTGTTTGAATATATTGGGACATATGGGAAAAAGCTAGAGATGCTGTCCGTGGCTTTTGCAGGAGATAGTGATTTAGGACTCCATCACGTGCTTTCTGGCTGTGAAAGCCTCCGTAAACTAGAGATTAGGGACTGCCCTTTCGGAGACAAGGCTCTTTTGGCCAATGCTGCAAAGCTGGAGACAATGCGATCCCTTTGGATGTCTTCTTGCGCCGTGAGTTTCGGAGCATGTAAGCTGCTAGGTCAAAAGATGCCCAAGTTGAATGTTGAAGTTATAGACGAGACAGAACCTCCAGATTCAAGACCTGAAAGCTACCCAGTTGATAAGCTGTACATATATAGGTCTGTCGCTGGGCCGAGATTTGACATGCCTCCTTTTGTGTGGTCAATGGATGAAGCAGTGAAGATTCTGCATTGA